In Brassica rapa cultivar Chiifu-401-42 chromosome A06, CAAS_Brap_v3.01, whole genome shotgun sequence, a single window of DNA contains:
- the LOC103873746 gene encoding protein NOI4: MATGKPLPKFGEWDVNNPASAEGFTVIFSKASDEKKTKKASGSAGPSTLVSPQNTDQNNHQDSQNPKAKKKWLCF; the protein is encoded by the exons ATGGCCACG GGGAAGCCACTGCCAAAGTTTGGTGAATGGGATGTGAACAACCCTGCATCCGCCGAAGGATTCACTGTCATTTTCAGCAAAGCTAGTGACGAGAAGAAGACCAAGAAAGCATCCGGCAGCGCAGGCCCTAGTACTCTGGTTTCACCTCAGAACACCGATCAAAACAACCACCAAGATTCTCAAAACCCAAAAGCTAAG AAGAAATGGCTTTGCTTTTGA
- the LOC103873747 gene encoding nucleoside diphosphate kinase II, chloroplastic, with the protein MVGMAVVGQWTLCAASPSPIVKSATCNSNSCPTTVNLRTELAAFRPQFRLFSRVSPTRRRRLCASSSADLGIFLPHLVASMEQVEETYIMVKPDGIQRGLVGEIISRFERKGFKLIGLKMFQCPKELAEEHYKDLSAKSFFPSLIEYITSGPVVCMAWEGVGVVASARKLIGKTDPLQAEPGTIRGDLAVQTGRNIVHGSDSPENGKREIALWFKEGELCGWDSALAKWLRE; encoded by the exons ATGGTTGGAATGGCTGTGGTTGGTCAATGGACTCTCTGTGCCGCCTCGCCGTCGCCGATAGTAAAGTCGGCAACTTGCAATTCAAACTCTTGTCCAACCACCGTTAACTTACGCACTGAGCTGGCTGCATTTCGTCCTCAGTTCCGGCTCTTCTCTCGTGTTTCTCCGACACGCCGCCGCCGTCTTTGCGCTTCGAGCTCCGCCGATTTGGGAATCTTCCTCCCTCACCTCGTCGCTTCTATG GAGCAAGTTGAGGAGACTTACATTATGGTCAAACCAGACGGCATCCAAAGAGGCCTT gttggagaAATCATCTCTCGTTTTGAGAGGAAGGGATTTAAACTGATTGGACTTAAGATGTTCCAATGCCCAAAAGAATTGGCTGAG GAACACTATAAGGATCTTAGTGCTAAGTCTTTCTTTCCTAGCCTGATTGAGTACATCACTTCCGGCCCTGTTGTGTGTATG GCTTGGGAAGGTGTTGGTGTGGTTGCTTCAGCCAGGAAGCTGATAGGGAAAACTGATCCTCTTCAAGCTGAACCTGGTACCATTAGAGGAGATCTTGCTGTACAAACCGGAAG AAACATCGTGCATGGTAGTGATAGTCCTGAAAACGGAAAGCGTGAGATTG CTCTGTGGTTCAAAGAAGGCGAGCTGTGCGGGTGGGATTCAGCTCTAGCTAAATGGCTAAGGGAGTGA
- the LOC103873745 gene encoding zinc finger CCCH domain-containing protein 67 isoform X1, with product MSKPDPDPKPASGSSREKDPVADHVTEELSDDLRNVGLSDEATEELSVPISVAEGDGETDQKEEEGRERVEKRMMVYPVRPDAEDCSFYIRTGNCKYGSSCKFNHPVRRKLQIGRDKVKEKEREENVENPRLMECKYYFRTGGCKYGETCRFSHTKEQTSLPTRPELNFLGLPIRPGEKECPFYMRNGSCKFGSDCKFNHPDPTAAGGVDSSLFRGNNGGSFAPKEAPQASSTSWSSSRHMNGTGTAPFIPVMYSQNRGASPQTPEWSGYQAPSAYPPERNVLPPSTYSANNALAETSSFSQLQQQMSTEEFPERPDQPECSYYVKTGDCKFKYKCKYHHPKNRLPKQSPSSFNDKGLPLRPDQSMCTHYSRYGICKFGPACRFDHSIPPTFSSTSSQTVETPQLGGNGNENDGWN from the exons ATGAGCAAGCCCGACCCGGATCCGAAACCGGCTTCAGGATCTTCCAGGGAGAAGGATCCGGTAGCCGATCACGTCACCGAGGAGCTAAGTGATGATCTCAGGAATGTGGGTTTGTCGGACGAAGCTACGGAAGAGCTGAGCGTGCCGATTAGTGTAGCTGAAGGAGATGGAGAAACGGATCAGAAGGAGGAGGAAGGAAGAGAGCGTGTGGAGAAGAGAATGATGGTGTATCCCGTGAGACCTGATGCAGAGGATTGCTCCTTTTATATCAGAACAGGGAATTGCAAATACGGATCCAGTTGCAAGTTTAATCATCCTGTCCGAAGGAAGCTCCAa ATTGGTAGGGATAAAGTAAAGGAAAAGGAAAGGGAAGAGAATGTGGAGAATCCGAGGCTCATGGAGTGCAag TACTACTTCAGGACTGGAGGGTGCAAATATGGAGAGACTTGTAGATTCAGCCACACTAAAGAACAAACTTCTCTGCCCACACGTCCAGAGCTTAACTTCCTTGGTCTTCCTATCAGACCG GGAGAGAAAGAATGCCCTTTCTACATGCGTAATGGTTCCTGCAAGTTCGGAAGTGACTGCAAATTTAATCATCCTGATCCTACCGCTGCTGGAGGAGTTGATTCTTCTTTGTTCCGTGGTAACAATGGTGGATCATTTGCTCCAAAGGAGGCGCCACAAGCAAGTTCAACTTCTTGGTCCTCATCGAGACACATGAATGGGACTGGTACTGCTCCTTTTATTCCAGTCATGTACTCACAGAACCGTGGAGCTTCTCCTCAAACTCCAGAGTGGAGTGGATATCAG GCGCCTTCTGCCTATCCACCAGAAAGGAATGTGCTTCCTCCTTCCACATACTCAGCGAACAATGCATTGGCTGAAACTAGTTCATTCTCACAACTCCAACAGCAGATGTCTACTGAGGAGTTTCCAGAACGTCCGGATCAACCAGAGTGCAGTTATTATGTTAAAACGGGGGACTGTAAGTTCAAATATAAATGCAAATACCATCATCCCAAGAATAGATTGCCAAAGCAATCTCCATCCTCTTTCAATGACAAGGGCTTACCCCTAAGACCT GATCAGAGCATGTGCACACACTACAGCCGCTATGGCATCTGCAAATTTGGTCCAGCTTGTAGATTCGATCATTCTATACCGCCTACATTCTCGTCCACCAGCTCCCAAACCGTAGAAACTCCTCAACTTGGAGGCAACGGAAATGAAAACGACGGCTGGAATTGA
- the LOC103873745 gene encoding zinc finger CCCH domain-containing protein 67 isoform X2, whose amino-acid sequence MWRIRGSWSASTTSGLEGANMERLVDSATLKNKLLCPHVQSLTSLVFLSDRLTNCQGEKECPFYMRNGSCKFGSDCKFNHPDPTAAGGVDSSLFRGNNGGSFAPKEAPQASSTSWSSSRHMNGTGTAPFIPVMYSQNRGASPQTPEWSGYQAPSAYPPERNVLPPSTYSANNALAETSSFSQLQQQMSTEEFPERPDQPECSYYVKTGDCKFKYKCKYHHPKNRLPKQSPSSFNDKGLPLRPDQSMCTHYSRYGICKFGPACRFDHSIPPTFSSTSSQTVETPQLGGNGNENDGWN is encoded by the exons ATGTGGAGAATCCGAGGCTCATGGAGTGCAag TACTACTTCAGGACTGGAGGGTGCAAATATGGAGAGACTTGTAGATTCAGCCACACTAAAGAACAAACTTCTCTGCCCACACGTCCAGAGCTTAACTTCCTTGGTCTTCCTATCAGACCG TCTAACCAATTGTCAGGGAGAGAAAGAATGCCCTTTCTACATGCGTAATGGTTCCTGCAAGTTCGGAAGTGACTGCAAATTTAATCATCCTGATCCTACCGCTGCTGGAGGAGTTGATTCTTCTTTGTTCCGTGGTAACAATGGTGGATCATTTGCTCCAAAGGAGGCGCCACAAGCAAGTTCAACTTCTTGGTCCTCATCGAGACACATGAATGGGACTGGTACTGCTCCTTTTATTCCAGTCATGTACTCACAGAACCGTGGAGCTTCTCCTCAAACTCCAGAGTGGAGTGGATATCAG GCGCCTTCTGCCTATCCACCAGAAAGGAATGTGCTTCCTCCTTCCACATACTCAGCGAACAATGCATTGGCTGAAACTAGTTCATTCTCACAACTCCAACAGCAGATGTCTACTGAGGAGTTTCCAGAACGTCCGGATCAACCAGAGTGCAGTTATTATGTTAAAACGGGGGACTGTAAGTTCAAATATAAATGCAAATACCATCATCCCAAGAATAGATTGCCAAAGCAATCTCCATCCTCTTTCAATGACAAGGGCTTACCCCTAAGACCT GATCAGAGCATGTGCACACACTACAGCCGCTATGGCATCTGCAAATTTGGTCCAGCTTGTAGATTCGATCATTCTATACCGCCTACATTCTCGTCCACCAGCTCCCAAACCGTAGAAACTCCTCAACTTGGAGGCAACGGAAATGAAAACGACGGCTGGAATTGA